A genome region from Nicotiana tabacum cultivar K326 chromosome 13, ASM71507v2, whole genome shotgun sequence includes the following:
- the LOC107815748 gene encoding pentatricopeptide repeat-containing protein At1g33350-like, with protein MLLGQNLYQDILLNLDKCKCLALLKQLQGHLITTGHGQTQLYAFKLVRFCTITLSNLHYARLIFNYLNFPNVYLYTAMITSYTSVQDHTSSLLLYREMVRNGLSRPNHFVFPIILKSFPEVIKSYGIEMAHTHIDKMGFGKYPVVQTALLDVYSRSSSDIRVARQLFDEITDRNVVSWTAMISGYTRVGQMGDAILLFEEVPQCVRDTPSWNSIIAGCTQNGLFSEAISFLRRMIVEEGMVQWNKPNDVTFACVLAACGHTGMLQLGECIHGYVYRNSVHLNSLTLNALIDMYGKCGSLKEARYLFDKANRGSLTCWNSMINCLALQGHWEGAIGVFKDMLQHGDDLKPDSVTFIGLLNACTHGGLVQEGLSYYDLMTRVYGINPEIEHYGCLVDLHGRAGRFEEIMEIVRKMHIAPDAVIWGTLLNGCKIHGRIDLAEYALKNLISIDPNNGSYYSMLANLYGELGKWEEVRKIRKILNQQNAYKARGCSWIELDNQVHQFYSVDKSHPRMEEIYSILECLVDAH; from the coding sequence ATGCTACTCGGACAAAATCTATATCAAGACATCCTACTTAATCTAGATAAATGCAAGTGTCTTGCTCTACTCAAGCAATTGCAAGGCCATCTCATTACCACTGGTCATGGCCAAACGCAGCTTTATGCGTTCAAGCTTGTTCGTTTCTGCACCATCACTCTCTCAAACCTCCATTATGCTCGCTTAATCTTCAATTACCTTAATTTTCCCAATGTTTACCTTTATACTGCGATGATTACTTCATACACTTCCGTTCAAGATCATACATCATCTCTTTTGTTATACCGTGAAATGGTTCGTAATGGCTTGTCAAGGCCTAACCATTTTGTATTCCCTATAATCTTAAAGTCTTTCCCTGAAGTTATAAAGTCTTATGGGATTGAGATGGCGCATACCCATATTGACAAAATGGGTTTTGGAAAATACCCTGTTGTTCAGACAGCTCTATTGGATGTTTATTCAAGGTCTTCGTCTGATATTAGAGTTGCACGGCAACTGTTTGATGAAATTACTGACAGGAATGTGGTTTCATGGACTGCAATGATATCGGGATATACTAGAGTTGGGCAAATGGGGGATGCTATTTTGCTTTTTGAAGAAGTTCCTCAGTGTGTAAGAGACACTCCCTCTTGGAATTCCATAATTGCGGGGTGTACACAAAATGGGTTGTTTTCTGAGGCCATTTCATTTTTAAGAAGAATGATAGTTGAGGAAGGTATGGTTCAATGGAATAAGCCTAATGATGTTACATTTGCGTGTGTACTTGCTGCTTGTGGGCATACCGGAATGCTTCAGCTCGGAGAATGCATTCATGGGTATGTGTATCGGAATAGTGTTCATTTGAATTCGCTTACTTTGAATGCTCTCATTGATATGTATGGAAAATGCGGGAGTTTGAAAGAAGCAAGATATCTTTTTGATAAGGCTAATAGAGGGAGTTTGACATGTTGGAATTCTATGATCAATTGTTTGGCCCTTCAAGGTCATTGGGAAGGTGCTATTGGAGTTTTCAAAGATATGTTGCAACATGGCGATGATTTAAAACCTGATTCAGTGACTTTTATTGGCTTGTTGAATGCTTGTACTCATGGAGGGTTGGTTCAAGAGGGGCTTAGTTATTATGACTTAATGACTAGGGTATACGGAATTAACCCTGAAATTGAACATTATGGGTGTTTAGTTGATCTTCATGGACGAGCAGGTCGGTTTGAGGAAATTATGGAAATTGTTAGAAAGATGCACATAGCTCCAGATGCAGTTATATGGGGTACCTTGCTTAACGGCTGCAAGATTCATGGGCGTATTGACTTGGCTGAATATGCACTTAAAAACTTGATTAGTATTGATCCAAATAATGGTAGTTATTACTCTATGCTGGCTAATTTATATGGGGAGTTGGGGAAGTGGGAAGAGGTTCGAAAAATAAGGAAGATCCTAAATCAGCAGAATGCTTATAAAGCTCGTGGTTGCAGTTGGATTGAGCTTGATAACCAAGTTCATCAGTTCTATTCAGTAGACAAATCTCACCCTAGAATGGAAGAGATATACTCAAttttggaatgtttggttgatgCGCATTAG